One Pseudonocardia sediminis DNA window includes the following coding sequences:
- a CDS encoding MmcQ/YjbR family DNA-binding protein translates to MTSTNTTEDPLPRLREICLSLPEVTEKISHGTPTWFVRRTFVMFAEHHHGHPHVAFWCAAPPGVQEDLVAAEPERFFRPAYVGHRGWLGVVLDGEGDAAVDWDEITGIVTDAYRTVAPKKLVALLG, encoded by the coding sequence ATGACCTCGACAAACACAACGGAGGACCCGCTCCCGAGACTGCGGGAGATCTGTCTGTCGCTGCCCGAGGTGACCGAGAAGATCAGCCACGGGACGCCGACCTGGTTCGTGCGCAGGACGTTCGTCATGTTCGCCGAGCACCACCACGGGCACCCGCACGTCGCGTTCTGGTGCGCCGCCCCGCCCGGTGTGCAGGAGGATCTGGTCGCCGCCGAGCCGGAGCGGTTCTTCCGCCCGGCCTACGTCGGGCACCGCGGCTGGCTCGGCGTCGTCCTGGACGGCGAGGGGGACGCCGCCGTCGACTGGGACGAGATCACCGGGATCGTCACCGACGCCTACCGGACGGTCGCGC
- a CDS encoding VOC family protein, translated as MSIHPTLRYADPRAAIAFLTGTLGFQELHVYTGDDGSVAHAELAWDDGDDTGIVMLGSRTDPPGPFDTGKAVIYLTVGDPDALHDKAVAAGANVVMGLTDQDYGSREFAVADAEDNRWSFGTYRPAS; from the coding sequence ATGAGCATTCACCCGACACTGCGCTACGCCGACCCCCGCGCCGCGATCGCGTTCCTCACCGGGACCCTCGGGTTCCAGGAGCTGCACGTCTACACCGGCGACGACGGCTCCGTCGCCCACGCCGAGCTCGCCTGGGACGACGGCGACGACACCGGCATCGTCATGCTCGGCAGCCGGACCGACCCGCCCGGTCCGTTCGACACCGGCAAGGCCGTGATCTACCTGACCGTCGGCGACCCGGACGCCCTGCACGACAAGGCCGTCGCGGCCGGCGCGAACGTGGTCATGGGGCTGACCGACCAGGACTACGGCTCGCGGGAGTTCGCCGTCGCCGACGCGGAGGACAACCGCTGGAGTTTCGGCACCTACCGTCCGGCGTCATGA
- a CDS encoding helix-turn-helix domain-containing protein encodes MKPEFVPGRPPAVLSGLVRRYLGYREYSATPLRRRQAPVGSCALIIGFGPTMRLDGPGGTVTTGAFLAGMHDAAVLTTFAGEQHGLQADLTPLGAYRLLRRPMSGLTNLVPALDELDDPVLGALPARLADLPDWPARFALLSDVLAARMLDDGTRAPDPEVVFAWDRLSRTAGATGVAELAAETGWSRRHLLTRFRGQIGLPPKTAGRVLRFQRASGLVTAGVTSLADVAATCGYADQPHLVREFRALAGVTPTAFRAEWGGTTPGSSHSSNPGASPGS; translated from the coding sequence TACCGCGAGTACAGCGCGACGCCCCTGCGCCGGCGTCAGGCACCCGTCGGGAGCTGTGCACTGATCATCGGGTTCGGGCCGACGATGCGGCTCGACGGCCCCGGTGGCACGGTGACGACCGGCGCGTTCCTGGCCGGGATGCACGACGCCGCGGTGCTCACCACGTTCGCCGGCGAGCAGCACGGGCTCCAGGCCGACCTGACCCCGCTGGGGGCGTACCGGCTGCTGCGGCGGCCGATGAGCGGGCTGACCAACCTCGTCCCCGCCCTCGACGAGCTCGACGACCCGGTGCTGGGCGCGCTGCCCGCGCGACTGGCCGATCTGCCGGACTGGCCGGCGCGGTTCGCCCTGCTCAGCGACGTGCTCGCGGCCCGGATGCTGGACGACGGGACCCGCGCACCCGACCCGGAGGTCGTGTTCGCGTGGGACCGGCTCTCCCGCACCGCCGGCGCGACCGGCGTCGCCGAGCTGGCCGCCGAGACCGGATGGAGCCGCCGGCACCTCCTGACCCGCTTCCGCGGCCAGATCGGCCTGCCCCCGAAGACCGCGGGCCGGGTGCTGCGCTTCCAGCGGGCGTCCGGGCTGGTCACGGCCGGGGTCACCTCCCTGGCCGACGTGGCCGCGACCTGCGGTTACGCCGACCAGCCGCATCTGGTGCGCGAGTTCCGCGCGCTCGCGGGGGTGACGCCGACGGCGTTCCGCGCCGAGTGGGGCGGCACCACACCCGGGAGTTCCCATTCGTCCAATCCCGGGGCTTCCCCCGGGTCCTAG